A genomic window from Chitinophagaceae bacterium includes:
- a CDS encoding enoyl-CoA hydratase/isomerase family protein, producing MSFEFIIVNPQVEQHIALITLNRPKELNALNRQLMTELMEALQQLDTDENVRAIIITGNEKAFAAGADIKEMSEASAMEMLKADQFRTWDQVKKTRKPMIAAVSGFALGGGCELMMHCDLIVASETAKIGQPEIKLGVIPGAGGTQRLTRAVGKALAMELVLTGRLINAEEALKTGLINRVVPVEIYLQEAIKLAKQVAENSPIATQLAKDAVLQAFNTTLEEGLLLERKNFYLCFASNDQKEGMHAFMEKRKPEFKGN from the coding sequence ATGAGCTTTGAATTTATCATTGTAAATCCGCAAGTGGAGCAGCATATTGCTTTGATCACGCTGAACCGGCCGAAAGAACTGAATGCCCTCAACAGGCAATTGATGACTGAATTAATGGAAGCTTTGCAACAACTGGACACAGATGAAAATGTGCGGGCGATTATTATTACCGGCAATGAAAAGGCGTTTGCTGCCGGTGCCGACATCAAAGAAATGTCAGAAGCATCTGCAATGGAAATGTTGAAGGCAGATCAGTTCCGCACGTGGGACCAGGTAAAGAAAACCAGGAAGCCAATGATTGCTGCTGTATCCGGATTCGCTTTGGGCGGCGGCTGCGAACTGATGATGCATTGTGATCTGATTGTTGCCAGCGAAACTGCAAAAATCGGACAGCCGGAAATTAAACTCGGCGTAATTCCAGGTGCCGGCGGCACACAACGATTAACACGCGCCGTGGGAAAAGCACTTGCCATGGAACTTGTTCTCACCGGACGTTTAATTAATGCGGAAGAAGCACTTAAAACAGGACTGATCAACAGGGTGGTGCCTGTTGAAATATATCTTCAGGAAGCAATTAAGCTTGCCAAACAAGTGGCCGAAAATTCTCCCATTGCCACGCAACTTGCCAAAGATGCCGTGTTGCAGGCATTCAATACGACCCTGGAGGAAGGATTACTGCTTGAACGAAAAAATTTCTATCTCTGCTTTGCATCCAACGATCAGAAAGAAGGCATGCATGCTTTTATGGAAAAAAGGAAACCCGAGTTTAAAGGGAATTGA
- a CDS encoding class I SAM-dependent methyltransferase, translated as MKQKEWFETWFDSPYYHILYQHRDEQEAEQFIDNLLIHLQLSAKTFALDVACGKGRHAVYLAAKGLEVTGIDLSWKNIGHALHFESQNLSFFLHDMRTVFYINYFDVVFNLFTSFGYFETEQENMKAIHSMSLAMKKGGKLVIDFFNAAKISNELIPHEYVTRDGIMFLVEKKFVENAVLKRIYFQDMGRDFEFVEKVQSLRLADFERLFEKNQLKITAVFGDYHLNPFDEPNSNRMIIIGEKV; from the coding sequence ATGAAGCAAAAAGAGTGGTTTGAAACCTGGTTCGACTCTCCCTATTATCACATTCTTTACCAACACAGGGACGAGCAGGAGGCAGAACAATTTATAGACAATCTGCTTATTCATTTACAACTTTCCGCAAAAACATTCGCGCTTGATGTTGCTTGTGGAAAGGGAAGGCATGCAGTATATCTTGCTGCCAAAGGTCTTGAAGTTACCGGCATTGATCTCTCCTGGAAAAACATTGGTCACGCACTCCATTTCGAAAGCCAGAACCTTTCGTTTTTTCTGCATGACATGCGCACCGTTTTTTATATCAATTATTTTGATGTTGTTTTTAACCTCTTCACCAGTTTCGGTTATTTTGAAACAGAGCAGGAAAACATGAAAGCAATTCATTCCATGAGCCTTGCAATGAAGAAAGGGGGCAAGCTCGTGATTGATTTTTTTAATGCTGCTAAAATATCAAACGAGCTGATTCCTCATGAATACGTTACCCGTGACGGAATTATGTTTTTGGTTGAAAAAAAGTTCGTGGAAAACGCAGTGCTGAAGCGCATCTATTTTCAGGACATGGGCAGGGATTTCGAATTTGTAGAAAAGGTGCAATCACTTCGGCTGGCTGATTTTGAAAGGCTTTTTGAAAAAAATCAATTGAAGATCACTGCCGTATTCGGCGATTATCATTTGAATCCATTTGATGAGCCCAATTCAAACAGGATGATCATCATTGGCGAGAAGGTCTGA
- a CDS encoding PD40 domain-containing protein, whose amino-acid sequence MCACNNPSGKSVNNASDTIAAPKFDSTKALLFPGEKHLKNVQQLTFGGDNAEAYWSYDSKKITFQRTDHQQVMCDQIYFGTVPSDSSKKFDFKLLSTGKGRTTCSYFLPGDSLILYASTHLTQDTCPPVPDREKIKKYVWPLYKSFEIYTARLDGSIKKQLTANKFYDAEATISPKGDRMIFTSTRDGDLDLYTMNLDGSNVKRITKELGYDGGAWFSPDGTKIVWRASRPKTPEEIMEYKDLLKQDLVAPTHMEVYIADADGSNMHQVTNMPGANWAPVFTPDGQRILFASNYEYERGFPFNLYLINLDGTGLEKITRSNMFDAFAMFSPDGKKLVFCSNRNNGGTHDTNVFVADWVE is encoded by the coding sequence ATGTGTGCCTGTAATAATCCTTCCGGCAAATCAGTAAATAACGCTTCAGATACAATCGCTGCTCCAAAATTTGATTCCACCAAAGCACTTTTATTTCCCGGTGAAAAGCATTTGAAAAATGTACAACAACTCACCTTCGGTGGCGACAATGCTGAGGCTTACTGGAGCTACGACAGTAAAAAAATCACTTTTCAACGCACAGATCATCAACAGGTAATGTGTGATCAGATCTATTTTGGCACAGTGCCTTCCGATAGTTCTAAAAAGTTTGATTTCAAATTGCTGAGCACCGGAAAAGGTAGAACCACCTGCAGTTATTTTCTTCCCGGCGATTCATTAATTCTTTATGCATCAACGCATCTTACACAAGACACCTGTCCACCTGTTCCGGATCGTGAAAAAATCAAGAAGTACGTTTGGCCATTGTATAAATCTTTTGAGATTTATACGGCTCGGTTGGATGGCAGCATTAAAAAACAATTGACCGCCAATAAATTTTATGACGCCGAAGCTACCATTTCTCCAAAGGGAGATCGTATGATCTTTACTTCCACCCGTGATGGCGATCTTGATTTATATACCATGAATCTGGATGGCAGCAACGTGAAACGTATCACCAAAGAATTGGGCTATGATGGTGGTGCATGGTTTTCTCCGGATGGAACAAAAATTGTCTGGCGGGCTTCACGACCAAAAACGCCGGAGGAAATCATGGAATACAAGGATTTACTGAAACAGGATTTGGTAGCGCCCACTCATATGGAAGTTTACATCGCCGATGCAGATGGAAGCAACATGCATCAGGTCACCAACATGCCTGGCGCAAATTGGGCGCCTGTATTCACGCCCGATGGCCAACGGATTTTGTTTGCTTCCAATTATGAATACGAACGTGGTTTTCCATTTAATTTATATCTCATCAATCTTGATGGAACCGGTCTGGAAAAAATTACGCGGTCAAATATGTTTGATGCATTCGCGATGTTTTCGCCGGATGGAAAGAAACTGGTTTTCTGTTCAAACCGCAACAATGGCGGCACGCACGACACGAATGTTTTTGTTGCCGATTGGGTGGAATAG
- a CDS encoding ZIP family metal transporter, which translates to MNALDFIILIAAPLIGGFAALLLKTKSREHYKLVLSFSGAFLFSITLIHLFPVVFANNEHAGVYVLAGFFIQIFLEQLTHGIEHGHFHEHIENNSYIFALLLGLTIHSFLDGIPLSNHQMLDDGHHSLLYGISVHKIPEGFALASVLLFSNYKKWNVLVFVVLFSLVAPAAVLLSNQFSAVDAPIFSIIVAMAVGSFLHVSTTILFESESGQHLFGRKKIFAILLGAGIALLTI; encoded by the coding sequence ATGAACGCCCTCGATTTTATCATCTTAATTGCAGCACCGCTGATTGGAGGTTTTGCCGCACTGCTGCTCAAAACAAAAAGCAGGGAACATTATAAACTGGTGCTCAGCTTCAGCGGCGCATTCCTGTTCAGTATTACACTGATTCACCTGTTTCCGGTAGTGTTTGCGAACAACGAGCATGCAGGCGTTTATGTACTTGCAGGTTTTTTTATACAGATATTTCTTGAACAGCTAACCCATGGAATTGAGCACGGTCACTTTCATGAGCATATTGAAAACAACTCTTACATTTTCGCATTGCTGCTGGGATTAACCATTCATTCATTTCTCGATGGCATCCCGCTTTCCAATCATCAAATGCTGGACGATGGGCATCATTCATTGCTTTATGGAATATCCGTGCATAAAATTCCGGAGGGTTTTGCGCTGGCATCAGTACTTCTTTTTTCAAACTATAAGAAGTGGAATGTATTGGTTTTTGTCGTGCTGTTTTCGCTGGTCGCACCGGCAGCCGTATTGCTTTCCAATCAATTCAGTGCAGTTGATGCGCCTATTTTTTCCATCATCGTTGCCATGGCTGTTGGCTCATTTCTGCATGTTTCCACCACTATTCTTTTTGAATCAGAATCAGGACAACATTTATTCGGAAGAAAAAAAATCTTTGCCATTCTGCTCGGTGCAGGCATCGCTTTGCTCACCATATAA
- a CDS encoding phosphatase PAP2 family protein, giving the protein MPYVRDKNFWIPLYILLVIYFVWRFRKLSWIPMVMAAITILITDQLSSTVIKPWIQRLRPCNDPLISSQVHLLVNCGSGFSFVSSHAANHFGIACFLIVLLSHRFKWIAPVAIFWAALVSFAQIYVGLHYPVDIICGAALGIVTGTITGRICKTILKKNNPQPLA; this is encoded by the coding sequence ATGCCGTATGTGCGTGATAAAAACTTCTGGATTCCTCTATATATTTTACTGGTTATTTATTTTGTTTGGAGGTTCAGAAAGTTGTCGTGGATTCCCATGGTAATGGCCGCAATCACTATTCTTATTACCGATCAGTTAAGCAGCACTGTCATCAAACCCTGGATTCAAAGGTTGCGTCCTTGCAATGATCCATTGATATCATCGCAGGTTCACCTGCTGGTGAATTGCGGCAGCGGCTTTAGTTTTGTTTCATCACATGCAGCCAATCATTTTGGCATTGCCTGCTTTTTAATCGTTCTGTTGAGTCACCGGTTTAAATGGATTGCGCCTGTTGCCATTTTTTGGGCGGCACTAGTTTCCTTTGCTCAAATCTATGTCGGCCTTCATTATCCGGTCGATATTATATGTGGTGCTGCGCTGGGAATAGTGACCGGAACCATAACCGGAAGAATTTGTAAAACCATTTTAAAAAAAAATAATCCGCAGCCACTTGCATAA
- a CDS encoding isoprenylcysteine carboxylmethyltransferase family protein, translating into MVKFGNTIFHYRNFLFPLFYAMLFIPSPPVFSSYVTAVITGLIITVTGEGIRGLTIGLVYIIRAGRERRIYAEGLFTSGLYAHCRNPLYIGNIMILLGLGVVANSLLFLLIFVPLFIFLYQSIVIAEEDFLQQKFGVAYSEYKSHSNRWFPKTDGLMTTMREMDFNWKRVFIEEYNSTYIWMTGAVLLIMKSYYQQEGKDNFSQNLPFFIAALLFLLLLYFLIRYLKKSGIWKGD; encoded by the coding sequence ATGGTTAAGTTCGGAAATACAATTTTTCATTACCGCAATTTTTTATTTCCGCTGTTTTATGCCATGCTTTTTATTCCATCACCACCGGTTTTTTCCAGTTATGTTACTGCAGTTATCACCGGATTGATCATCACTGTTACCGGTGAAGGCATTCGCGGTTTGACGATCGGTCTCGTTTATATTATTCGTGCCGGAAGAGAACGAAGAATTTATGCAGAGGGATTATTTACTTCGGGATTGTATGCTCATTGCCGAAATCCTTTGTACATCGGGAATATCATGATCCTGCTTGGATTGGGTGTTGTTGCCAACTCACTCCTTTTCCTGTTGATCTTTGTGCCGTTATTTATTTTTCTGTACCAGTCCATCGTGATTGCAGAAGAAGACTTTCTACAGCAAAAATTCGGTGTGGCTTACAGCGAATACAAAAGCCATTCTAACCGATGGTTTCCGAAAACAGATGGATTGATGACAACCATGCGCGAGATGGATTTTAATTGGAAGCGTGTTTTTATAGAAGAATACAATTCAACTTATATCTGGATGACCGGTGCCGTGCTGTTGATTATGAAAAGCTATTATCAGCAGGAAGGAAAAGATAACTTCAGCCAAAACCTGCCTTTCTTTATAGCAGCATTATTGTTTTTGCTATTGCTTTATTTTCTTATCCGCTACCTTAAGAAATCAGGCATTTGGAAAGGGGATTAA
- the glmM gene encoding phosphoglucosamine mutase → MTLIKSISGIRGTIGGNAGDNLTPEDIVKFTAAFGAWLQKGSKSNKVVIGRDARTSGEMVSAFVTSTLKAMGINVIDLGLSTTPTVEIAVVEEKAAGGIIITASHNPVEWNALKLLNSKGEFISDADGKELLLLAANSNYQFATVDKLGSYKNDDSYIDKHIKKILALKQVNVKTIRSKKYKIVVDAVNSSGGIAIPKLLKALGVKEVVLLNCEPTGRFAHNPEPLPENLKALASKVKSSKADLGIAVDPDVDRLALVCEDGSMFGEEYTLVAVADYVLNSKTGNTVSNLSSTRALRDVTEMAGGKYSAASVGEVNVVKKMKEVQAVIGGEGNGGVIYPALHYGRDALVGIALFLSHLAASGKKCSALRASYPNYVISKNKIQLTKEVNIDLVFDALQKKYAQEQLNTDDGLKIEFDNKSWVHLRRSNTEPIIRIYAEAKQLKEADALANKVIKDIKSINHIT, encoded by the coding sequence TTGACACTCATTAAATCCATTTCAGGTATCAGGGGCACCATTGGCGGTAATGCAGGTGATAATCTTACGCCTGAAGACATTGTGAAGTTTACTGCGGCATTTGGTGCCTGGCTGCAAAAAGGATCAAAAAGTAATAAAGTGGTGATCGGTCGTGATGCGCGTACTTCAGGTGAAATGGTATCCGCTTTTGTTACTTCCACTTTAAAAGCGATGGGCATAAATGTGATTGACCTTGGATTGTCAACCACTCCAACTGTTGAAATAGCGGTGGTGGAGGAAAAGGCAGCCGGCGGCATTATCATCACGGCCAGTCACAATCCTGTTGAATGGAATGCATTGAAGCTGCTGAATAGTAAAGGAGAGTTTATTTCTGATGCGGATGGAAAAGAATTGCTTTTGTTAGCAGCGAATTCGAATTATCAATTTGCAACGGTTGACAAGCTGGGCAGTTATAAAAACGATGATAGTTACATTGACAAGCACATAAAAAAGATTCTTGCGCTCAAGCAGGTGAATGTAAAAACCATCCGCTCAAAAAAATATAAAATTGTGGTGGATGCTGTCAACAGCAGCGGCGGTATTGCCATTCCAAAATTGTTAAAGGCACTTGGCGTAAAGGAAGTGGTACTGCTCAATTGCGAACCAACAGGCAGGTTTGCCCATAACCCGGAACCATTGCCTGAAAATCTGAAAGCACTGGCCTCCAAGGTAAAGAGCAGCAAAGCCGATCTTGGAATTGCCGTAGATCCTGATGTGGATCGTTTGGCCCTGGTTTGTGAAGACGGTAGCATGTTTGGTGAAGAATATACTTTGGTCGCTGTTGCTGATTATGTATTGAATAGCAAAACAGGAAATACTGTTTCCAACCTTTCTTCCACACGAGCATTGCGCGATGTAACCGAAATGGCTGGCGGAAAATATTCCGCGGCTTCAGTAGGTGAAGTAAATGTGGTGAAGAAAATGAAAGAGGTGCAGGCCGTAATCGGAGGAGAAGGAAATGGTGGCGTTATTTACCCGGCATTACATTATGGACGAGATGCATTGGTAGGTATCGCTTTGTTTCTTTCACACCTCGCTGCTTCAGGTAAAAAATGTTCTGCACTCAGAGCTTCCTATCCCAATTATGTAATTTCCAAGAATAAAATCCAACTAACAAAGGAAGTTAACATCGACCTGGTTTTTGATGCGTTGCAAAAAAAATATGCGCAGGAACAATTGAATACTGATGATGGTCTTAAAATAGAATTTGATAACAAAAGCTGGGTGCATTTGCGCCGTTCAAATACTGAACCCATCATCAGGATTTACGCTGAAGCAAAACAACTGAAGGAAGCCGATGCGCTTGCAAATAAAGTGATCAAAGACATTAAATCAATAAACCACATAACCTGA
- a CDS encoding acyloxyacyl hydrolase — protein sequence MKPQKHIANKFLKEWKLLFLLLLLPYFVAAQRPMKIKYTTGGIFSLGARIPFGFAGSPDGLNISQGLGLSSRVQLAPHYNTEYYGEFLKGRYGDSAIKSNAHIGASFMLCTQRKLQRVQPFFFAGPDADYEKIHQTTDATNAASRWNFAAHAGLGMHLNVTWRSDITISTAYMWHFGPKIETVSSGDQSVYVANGSGVDGQFMLTISMNFKMLDLWKRIQW from the coding sequence TTGAAACCACAAAAACATATAGCTAATAAATTCCTTAAAGAGTGGAAATTACTTTTCCTCTTGTTGCTGCTTCCATATTTTGTTGCTGCACAACGGCCGATGAAGATAAAATATACCACAGGCGGCATCTTTTCTTTGGGAGCGAGAATTCCATTTGGCTTTGCAGGTAGTCCGGATGGTCTGAATATTTCACAAGGACTCGGATTAAGCAGCAGGGTTCAGTTGGCGCCACATTATAACACAGAATATTATGGCGAATTTCTAAAGGGACGATATGGCGACAGCGCGATAAAAAGCAATGCTCACATCGGCGCTTCCTTCATGTTGTGTACCCAGCGTAAACTTCAACGGGTGCAACCATTTTTCTTTGCCGGTCCGGACGCTGATTATGAGAAGATTCATCAAACAACTGATGCAACTAATGCTGCCAGCCGTTGGAATTTTGCAGCTCATGCAGGATTAGGGATGCACCTGAATGTTACCTGGAGATCGGATATTACGATTAGTACAGCTTATATGTGGCACTTCGGTCCCAAGATTGAAACGGTAAGCTCAGGTGATCAATCAGTTTATGTAGCAAATGGAAGCGGAGTTGACGGACAGTTCATGCTTACCATCAGCATGAATTTTAAAATGCTCGATCTATGGAAAAGAATACAGTGGTGA